A genomic stretch from Mustelus asterias unplaced genomic scaffold, sMusAst1.hap1.1 HAP1_SCAFFOLD_63, whole genome shotgun sequence includes:
- the LOC144483357 gene encoding uncharacterized protein LOC144483357: protein MLTRQRARNSESSFTCSVCGKKFMCSSNLLAHQLDHIDQKPLQSSDSGDSVETPEEQAQHQLLHTDERPFSCSHCGKRFSQSSRLAEHQLLHTHERPFSCSHCGESFSNSVHLTEHQPVHTKDRPFSCSQCGKRFTQSSHCTVHQLVHSQKRHFKCFKCEKTFKRRISLLRHQDTHTGERPYPCSVCGKRFAHSSHLLTHKRVHTGERPFLCSLCGKRFTRFSHLLTHKSIHTGGKPFTSSMCRKEEVQSTDQLTHQQVHTGEKLFTCSVCGKEFTRSHYLLRHRRVHTGERPFLCSVCGKMFPHSSQLVIHERVHTGERPYVCPVCRKAFASLQHLLKHRPVHTGEKPFSCSICGKRFTQSSDLLRHQYIHTGDRPFTCCVCGKGFIGSSRLQTHQRVHTGEKPFTCSVCGKGFTQVSSLQRHQRVHTATEPFTCSQCGKGFTDPSHLQRHQRVHTGEKPFTCSVCGKGYTQVSNLQRHQRVHTGERPFLCSVCGKGFAQSSGLLKHQRIHTGEKPFTCSVCGKGFTDSSYMLKHQRAHTATEPFTCSLCGKGFTDPSRLQRHQRVHTGAKPFNCSMCGKGFNQYYSLLKHRRLHV, encoded by the coding sequence ATGCTGACACGACAGCGAGCTCGCAACAGTGAgagttcattcacctgctccgtgtgtgggaagaaattcatgtgttcgtccaacctgctggctcaccaactcgatcacattgatcagaagcctcttcaaagctctgactctGGGGACAGCGTTGAGACGCCTGAGGAACAGgcccaacaccagctccttcacactgacgagagaccgttcagctgctcccactgcgggaagaggttcagccagtcctcccgccttgcagagcaccagctccttcacacacacgagagaccgttcagctgctcccactgcgggGAGTCGTTCAGCAactcagtgcatctcactgagcaTCAACCAGTTCATaccaaggacaggccattcagctgctcccagtgtgggaagagattcactcagtcctcccactgcaccGTTCACCAACTGGTTCATTCTcagaagagacattttaaatgttttaaatgtgagaagaccttcaaaagaaggattagtctgctgagacaccaggacacacacaccggggagaggccgtacccctgttctgtttgtgggaagagattcgctcattcatctcatcttctgacacacaagcgagttcacactggggagaggcctttcctctgctccctgtgtgggaagagattcactcgatttTCACACCTTTTGACACACaagagtattcacactggagggaAACCATTCACCTCCTCAATGTGTAGAAAGGAAGAAGTTCAATCAACTGAccagctgacacaccagcaagttcacactggggagaagctgttcacctgctcggtgtgtgggaaggaattcactcggtcTCACTATCTTCTGaggcaccggcgagttcacactggggagaggccattcctctgctccgtgtgtgggaagatgtTTCCTCATTCATCCCAGCTTGTGATACACGAgcgtgttcacacaggggagaggccttaCGTTTGCCCTGTGTGCAGGAAAGCATTTGCTTCTTTACAACACCTGCTGAAACATCGGcctgttcacaccggggagaagccgttctcTTGCTCCATTTGTggcaagagattcactcagtcatctgacctgctgagacaccaatacattcacacaggggacaggccgttcacctgctgtgtgtgtgggaagggattcattggtTCATcccgcctgcagacacaccagcgagttcacaccggggagaagccgttcacctgctctgtgtgtgggaagggattcactcaggtatccagcctgcagagacaccagcgagttcacactgcgacagaaccattcacctgctctcagtgtgggaagggattcactgatccatcccacctgcagagacaccagcgagttcacaccggggagaagccgttcacctgctctgtgtgtgggaagggatacactcaggtatccaacctgcagagacaccagcgagttcacaccggggagaggccgttcctgtgctctgtgtgtggaaagggattcgctcagtcgtctggcctgctgaaacaccaacgcattcacaccggggagaagccgttcacctgctctgtgtgtgggaagggattcactgattcatcctatatgctgaaacaccagcgagctcacactgcgacagaaccgttcacctgctccctgtgtgggaagggattcactgatccatcccgcctgcagagacaccagcgagttcacactggggcaaaaccgttcaactgctccatgtgtgggaagggatttaatcagtattacagcctgctgaaacatagacgacttcatgtgtga
- the LOC144483379 gene encoding uncharacterized protein LOC144483379 → MDKPWECRDCGEGFCYPSTLQIHQRSHTGERPFTCSQCGKGFTNSSDFLAHQRIHTGERPFICSECGKGYTRSSHLLIHKRVHTGERPFTCSVCGKCFTNSSDLLTHQQAHTGARPFTCSICRKRFTRSTLLTAHQLVHTNNRPFKCSDCEKSFKSRCEVLSHQRTHTGERPFTCSECGKRFTNSSNFLRHQRVHTGERLFTCCVCGKGFAQSNNLVRHQRVHK, encoded by the coding sequence ATGGATAAACCGTGGGAATGTAGggactgtggggagggattctgTTACCCATCCACACTGCAAATTCATcaacgcagccacactggggagagaccattcacttgctctcagtgtgggaagggattcacaaattCATCTGACTTTctggcacaccagcgaattcacacaggggagagaccatttatctgctctgagtgtggaaagggatacactcggtcatcccacctgctgatacacaagcgagttcacacaggggagagaccgttcacctgctctgtttgtgggaaaTGTTTTACAAATTCATCTgatcttctgacacaccagcaagctcACACTGGggcgagaccattcacctgctccatctgtcgtaagagattcactcggtcaacaCTCCTCActgcacaccaacttgttcacactaacaatagaccttttaaatgttctgattgtgagaagagctttaaaagcaggTGTGAAGTGCTGTCACACCAACGtacacacactggggagaggccattcacctgctccgaatgtgggaagagattcaccaattcatccaactttctgagacaccagcgagttcacactggggagaggttgtttacctgctgtgtgtgtgggaaggggtttgctcagtcaaacaacctggttagacaccagcgtgttcacaagtGA